A portion of the Lolium rigidum isolate FL_2022 chromosome 1, APGP_CSIRO_Lrig_0.1, whole genome shotgun sequence genome contains these proteins:
- the LOC124652425 gene encoding AP2-like ethylene-responsive transcription factor At1g16060 — MAKQRKNSASIAGEAGATATARLKPKRTRKSVPRECPSQRTSVYRGVTRHRWTGRFEAHLWDKNTWSEPQRKKKGRQVYLGAYGGEEAAARAYDLAALKYWGRDTILNFPLSNYEQEWKEMEEQSREEYIGSLRRKSTGFSRGVSKYRGVARHHHNGKWEARIGRVFGNKYLYLGTFATQEEAAMAYDIAAIEHRGLNAVTNFDVSSYIKWHHLCRAGDAEGLHGPGQLPVDRVPHPTVDLDEAMTAAALHKHEDGQLLPTHVSPPSHAALGLLLQSPGFKEMIERSVASEGSTRSPSSSSCSPSPPSPPALTQQQQQEPEYSGGASSARCSFPDDVQTYFGCEDHDHDGGVGYADVDTFLFGDLGAYAAPMFQFELDV; from the exons ATGGCCAAGCAACGAAAGAACAGCGCTTCTATCGCCGGAGAAGCCGGTGCAACCGCCACCGCCAGGCTGAAGCCGAAGCGGACGCGGAAGAGCGTGCCGCGGGAGTGCCCCTCCCAGCGCACCTCCGTCTACCGCGGCGTCACGCG GCACCGGTGGACGGGGCGGTTCGAGGCGCACCTGTGGGACAAGAACACCTGGAGCGAgccgcagaggaagaagaaggggaggcAAGTTTACCTCG GGGCGTACGGCGGCGAGGAAGCGGCGGCGCGAGCCTACGACCTGGCGGCATTGAAGTACTGGGGGCGCGACACCATCCTCAACTTCCCG CTGTCTAACTATGAACAAGAGTGGAAAGAAATGGAGGAGCAGTCCAGGGAAGAGTACATCGGATCACTCCGGAG GAAAAGCACTGGCTTCTCAAGAGGGGTGTCCAAGTACAGAGGCGTTGCAAG GCATCATCACAACGGCAAATGGGAAGCTAGGATTGGGCGCGTGTTCGGCAATAAGTATCTCTACCTAGGTACATTTG CAACGCAAGAGGAGGCAGCCATGGCGTACGACATCGCCGCCATCGAGCACCGCGGCCTCAACGCCGTCACCAACTTCGACGTCAGCAGCTACATCAAGTGGCACCACCTCTGCCGCGCCGGCGACGCCGAAGGTCTCCACGGTCCAGGCCAACTCCCCGTCGACAGGGTCCCACACCCCACCGTCGATCTCGACGAAGCCAtgaccgccgccgccctccacaaGCACGAAGACGGCCAATTGCTACCAACCCATGTGAGCCCGCCGTCTCATGCGGCACTCGGCCTGCTGCTGCAGTCGCCCGGGTTCAAGGAGATGATCGAGCGAAGCGTTGCCTCCGAGGGCAGCACCCGCTCGCCGTCTTCGTCTTCCTGTTCTCCTTCACCTCCATCGCCGCCGGCGCTGACCCAGCAGCAACAGCAGGAACCTGAATATAGCGGTGGTGCTTCATCGGCGCGATGCAGCTTCCCGGACGACGTGCAGACCTACTTCGGGTGCGAGGACCACGACCACGACGGTGGCGTGGGCTACGCGGACGTTGACACCTTCTTGTTCGGGGACCTGGGCGCGTACGCCGCTCCCATGTTCCAGTTCGAGCTGGACGTTTGA